From Xylanibacter oryzae DSM 17970, a single genomic window includes:
- a CDS encoding RagB/SusD family nutrient uptake outer membrane protein, whose protein sequence is MKIKNIIKLLAFLPLLTSCDDIFTPAIENIRGLDAMYKEPSYAQGILANAYVLLPYSSTPNSDVATDDAVTNDKTSDYLKMATGSWAANSDPMSQWQARRNAIQYINLFLERADSVKWANDPTIAAMFKERLKAEAYGLRALQMFYLLQAHGGWDDSGKLLGVPILTHSETPASDFNVARNSFQDCIDSIIVDATRAESHLPLTYNDLAHDADVPAKYQAMGITKASDYNRVFGAIVRGRMCGNIANAIIAQATLLAASPAYNKGTTVTWADAADRAAVVLDNIGGVSGLAPTGLTWYSSDNAAEITAAQTDKGSNPKEIIWRGDIGSGNDLETSNFPPSLEGKGRINPTQNLVDAFPMANGYPISDKTNSGYNASDPYSNRDPRLAKYIVVNGSTQGSSSAVITTATYGTNYDAKDKESGYSTRTGYYLRKLLRSDCNVTSASPTKQLHYDSRIRYTEIFLDYAEAANEAWGPTGKGTHSYSAYDVIKAIRTRAGVGVNNGDPYLENIKNTSNQDAMRELIRNERRLELCFENHRFYDLRRWKVDLAKLNETANGMQIDKQNDNTITYTNVPVETRNYEDYMYYGPIPYSETLKWTNLQQNHGWGK, encoded by the coding sequence ATGAAGATCAAAAATATAATTAAGCTTTTGGCATTCTTGCCCTTGCTTACATCATGTGATGATATATTCACTCCTGCTATAGAAAATATCAGAGGTCTTGATGCAATGTATAAAGAACCGTCATATGCTCAAGGAATATTAGCAAATGCATATGTCTTATTGCCTTATTCATCAACTCCAAATAGTGATGTAGCAACTGATGATGCAGTTACAAACGATAAAACTAGCGATTATCTTAAAATGGCTACAGGATCATGGGCTGCAAACTCCGATCCTATGTCACAATGGCAAGCACGTAGAAATGCCATTCAATATATCAATCTATTCCTGGAGAGAGCAGATAGTGTAAAGTGGGCAAACGATCCAACCATAGCTGCTATGTTTAAAGAGCGTCTTAAAGCTGAGGCTTATGGATTGCGTGCGTTGCAAATGTTTTATTTATTGCAAGCCCATGGTGGTTGGGATGATAGCGGTAAACTGTTGGGCGTTCCTATTCTAACTCATTCAGAAACTCCTGCATCAGACTTTAATGTAGCAAGAAATTCATTCCAAGATTGTATTGACAGTATAATAGTCGATGCCACTCGTGCAGAATCTCATTTGCCATTAACGTATAACGATCTTGCACACGATGCAGATGTTCCAGCCAAATATCAGGCTATGGGTATAACAAAAGCAAGTGACTATAATCGCGTGTTTGGTGCAATCGTTAGAGGTAGAATGTGTGGTAATATAGCTAATGCAATTATAGCTCAAGCAACACTGTTGGCTGCAAGTCCTGCTTATAATAAAGGTACAACTGTAACATGGGCAGATGCTGCCGACAGAGCTGCTGTTGTTCTTGACAACATCGGTGGAGTCTCCGGACTGGCTCCAACAGGTTTAACATGGTACAGTAGTGATAATGCTGCCGAGATTACAGCTGCTCAAACTGATAAAGGTTCTAACCCTAAAGAAATTATTTGGAGAGGAGATATCGGAAGTGGTAATGATTTGGAAACTTCTAACTTCCCGCCTTCATTGGAGGGCAAGGGTAGAATAAATCCTACTCAGAATCTCGTTGATGCATTCCCTATGGCTAATGGATATCCAATATCAGATAAGACAAACAGTGGATATAATGCTTCAGACCCATATAGTAATCGTGATCCGAGATTGGCAAAATATATTGTTGTTAATGGAAGTACACAGGGATCAAGTAGTGCTGTAATAACAACTGCTACTTATGGCACAAATTATGATGCTAAAGATAAAGAGAGTGGATATTCTACTCGTACAGGATATTATCTTCGTAAACTTTTACGCTCTGACTGTAATGTTACTTCTGCATCCCCAACAAAACAGTTACATTACGATTCTCGTATCAGATATACAGAGATCTTCTTAGATTATGCAGAAGCTGCTAATGAGGCTTGGGGACCTACAGGTAAGGGAACTCATTCTTATAGTGCTTATGATGTTATCAAGGCAATCCGGACTCGTGCAGGTGTTGGTGTAAATAACGGAGACCCTTATTTGGAGAATATCAAAAACACTTCAAATCAAGATGCAATGCGTGAACTTATTCGTAATGAGCGCCGTCTTGAACTCTGTTTTGAAAACCACCGTTTCTATGACTTACGTCGTTGGAAGGTTGATCTCGCAAAACTTAATGAAACTGCTAACGGTATGCAGATTGATAAACAAAATGATAATACTATCACTTATACTAACGTACCGGTTGAAACAAGGAATTATGAGGATTATATGTATTATGGTCCTATCCCATACAGTGAAACTCTAAAATGGACAAACCTGCAGCAGAATCATGGTTGGGGAAAATAA
- a CDS encoding DUF5627 domain-containing protein: MKRKSLIPVLALGIFVSMFQSCENQDNEFPNYGHSAVYFGYQDPVRTLCLGQDENYNTDLDNAHQCEIYAVLSGMYSNKGTVSIDVTVDNSLCDNLYLSDGQTPVKPMPSTYYSLLGNQIVMNGTMNGAVKVQFTDAFFADPSSIKNTYVIPLRMTKVTGADSILVGKAKVTSPHPVLTNSSDWDVQPQNYVLYCVKYINPWAGTYLRRGVDLVTENGATSTIVRHKATVEQDDLFKITTNSLKTVLYPFSSSCNLLITFTDDNKCTVTSATDGYTVTGTGTFVKDGEKKAWGNLDRDAIYLDYNVTAASGKVTATKDTLVVRDRGITGMELLAPVYKSN, from the coding sequence ATGAAAAGAAAATCATTAATACCAGTATTGGCACTTGGCATATTCGTATCTATGTTTCAATCTTGTGAAAATCAGGATAACGAATTCCCTAATTATGGTCACAGTGCTGTATATTTTGGTTACCAAGATCCTGTTCGTACATTATGTCTTGGTCAAGATGAAAACTATAATACGGATTTAGATAATGCCCATCAGTGTGAAATATATGCTGTGTTAAGTGGTATGTATTCTAATAAAGGAACAGTTTCTATTGATGTTACAGTTGATAATTCACTTTGTGATAATCTGTATTTATCTGATGGTCAAACACCGGTTAAACCAATGCCATCAACATATTATTCATTATTGGGTAACCAGATCGTTATGAATGGTACAATGAATGGCGCTGTTAAGGTTCAATTTACTGATGCCTTTTTTGCAGACCCTAGTTCTATCAAGAATACATATGTGATACCTTTGCGTATGACAAAAGTAACAGGTGCAGACTCTATTCTAGTTGGTAAGGCTAAGGTAACATCTCCTCATCCAGTTCTTACTAATTCTAGTGATTGGGATGTACAACCACAGAATTATGTATTGTATTGTGTTAAATATATCAACCCATGGGCTGGCACATATTTGCGTAGAGGTGTAGATTTAGTAACAGAAAATGGAGCTACAAGTACAATAGTTCGTCATAAAGCTACTGTAGAACAAGATGATTTGTTTAAAATTACAACGAACTCTTTAAAGACAGTGTTATACCCGTTCAGTTCTAGTTGTAACCTACTTATTACTTTCACTGACGATAATAAATGTACTGTTACTTCTGCTACAGATGGATATACAGTAACCGGTACAGGAACATTTGTTAAAGATGGAGAGAAAAAAGCTTGGGGAAACCTAGACAGAGACGCTATCTATTTAGATTATAATGTAACTGCTGCAAGTGGTAAAGTTACAGCTACTAAAGATACTTTAGTAGTTCGTGACCGCGGAATAACAGGAATGGAACTACTGGCACCGGTATATAAATCAAATTAA
- a CDS encoding endo-1,4-beta-xylanase, translated as MKYYNKFLLGAISLVAFASCADNNSLDFTPAVGKSDSLVKLSYLNNYDVLKKYVDRTANPNFKLGTGVDASDFSSKGTVYALTVGNFDEITAGNAMKYGSCVADNGNMDFGAVKKFVSTAKDADVSIFGHTLAWHSQQNNKYLNSLVPNSERYMHITTTSVGTKPNPWDWGITYNLDSPLEVGKSYTLSLSAKSSPGTTVWFWPSCSAGTMYLNPQFSVGTKWGVYSITFTPDKPIDKLSYEFGQLNGSLYLDNISLTKDGSSTNLIVNPNFDNNDISRYSKPSYLNFTYAIDGVIPTKILTDQEKKDTITWAMGNWIQGMMNACKGYVKAWDVVNEPLSGVDKDGDGFYDLQSATRGTVSDNDASANFYWQDYMGDLDYVRTAVADARKYFVESGGNASDLKLFINDYNLETFWDHNQKLISLISWIGKWEADGTTKIDGIGTQMHVSYNEDPIKQKSQEDAIVNMFKIMAATKKLVRISELDMGILDANGNKVLTPNVTDAQMKEQAAFYQFIVKAYFDNVPAAQRYGIAQWAQTDSPSTTGAWRANEPIGLWNGKYDRKRAYAGFADGLAGKVVYPAE; from the coding sequence ATGAAATATTACAATAAATTCTTACTGGGAGCGATAAGTTTGGTCGCTTTTGCCTCCTGTGCGGATAATAATTCATTAGACTTTACACCAGCTGTCGGTAAATCCGACAGCTTGGTAAAGCTTAGCTATCTGAATAATTATGATGTACTAAAAAAATATGTAGACCGTACTGCTAATCCTAATTTCAAACTAGGAACTGGTGTTGATGCGAGTGATTTTAGTAGTAAAGGTACCGTTTATGCATTAACTGTTGGAAACTTTGATGAGATAACAGCGGGTAATGCTATGAAGTATGGTTCTTGCGTAGCCGATAATGGAAATATGGACTTCGGGGCTGTTAAAAAATTTGTCTCTACAGCCAAAGATGCAGACGTTTCTATATTTGGCCATACATTAGCATGGCATTCACAACAGAATAACAAGTATCTGAATAGTCTTGTCCCTAACTCGGAAAGATATATGCATATAACGACTACTTCTGTTGGAACTAAGCCTAATCCGTGGGATTGGGGCATAACTTATAATCTTGATTCTCCATTGGAAGTTGGAAAAAGCTATACATTAAGTCTTAGCGCAAAATCATCGCCGGGAACTACAGTGTGGTTTTGGCCTTCTTGTTCTGCTGGTACAATGTATTTAAATCCACAATTTTCAGTAGGTACAAAATGGGGCGTATATAGTATCACATTTACACCTGATAAACCAATTGATAAGTTATCTTATGAATTTGGACAATTAAATGGAAGTCTGTATCTTGATAATATATCACTTACTAAAGATGGCAGTAGTACTAATCTTATAGTAAATCCTAATTTTGATAATAATGATATTTCCCGTTATAGTAAGCCAAGTTATTTAAACTTTACTTATGCCATAGATGGTGTGATACCAACAAAAATTCTTACAGATCAAGAGAAAAAAGATACTATTACTTGGGCCATGGGTAACTGGATACAAGGCATGATGAATGCTTGTAAAGGATATGTTAAAGCTTGGGATGTTGTCAATGAGCCATTATCAGGTGTAGATAAAGATGGTGACGGTTTCTATGATTTACAGTCTGCTACACGTGGCACTGTTTCTGATAATGATGCTAGTGCAAACTTCTACTGGCAGGATTATATGGGCGATTTAGACTATGTGCGTACAGCTGTAGCTGATGCTCGTAAGTATTTTGTAGAATCTGGTGGAAACGCTTCTGACTTAAAGTTATTTATTAATGATTATAATCTGGAAACATTTTGGGATCACAATCAAAAATTGATAAGTCTTATTAGTTGGATTGGCAAATGGGAAGCTGATGGCACGACTAAAATAGATGGTATTGGAACTCAGATGCATGTATCTTATAATGAGGATCCGATTAAGCAGAAAAGTCAGGAAGATGCTATTGTAAATATGTTTAAGATTATGGCTGCTACTAAGAAGCTAGTTCGTATATCAGAACTTGATATGGGTATCCTTGATGCTAATGGAAATAAGGTTCTTACACCTAATGTTACAGATGCACAGATGAAAGAACAAGCTGCATTTTATCAGTTTATAGTTAAAGCATATTTTGATAATGTACCGGCAGCTCAACGTTACGGTATTGCACAATGGGCTCAAACAGATAGCCCATCTACTACAGGAGCTTGGCGTGCTAATGAACCAATTGGTTTATGGAATGGCAAATACGATCGTAAGCGTGCCTATGCAGGCTTTGCTGACGGTTTAGCAGGAAAAGTCGTTTATCCAGCGGAATAA